One part of the Magallana gigas chromosome 5, xbMagGiga1.1, whole genome shotgun sequence genome encodes these proteins:
- the LOC105319529 gene encoding osmotic avoidance abnormal protein 3 isoform X1, whose amino-acid sequence MASDGETVKVIVRCRPMNSREKDLKCNTVIGMEGKRGQCSIRNPDDKKAPPKMFTFDGAYFVDSTTENIYNEIAYPLVEGVTEGYNGTIFAYGQTGCGKSFTMQGITDPASQRGVIPRAFDHIFETVSVAESTKFLLHASYCEIYNEEIRDLLGKDAKQKLDLKEHPEKGVYVNGLTMHPVHNVHDCEKIMQKGWSNRAVGATLMNADSSRSHSIFTINIEMVTEDEAGEEHIRAGKLNLVDLAGSERQAKTGATGDRLKEATKINLSLSALGNVISALVDGKSKHIPYRDSKLTRLLQDSLGGNTKTLMVACLSPADNNYDETLSTLRYANRAKNIQNKPKINEDPKDALLRQYQEEIEKLKAMLMGQIPLPEGGLGNIDASKMQKPKKDSESSTREELEEEKQRLREEYDAKLEGMKEEFEREKSDKKKIQQDMLKLRAFYDTKLSSVDGQIAVLPPTSAVLGEVEWQDENGQMLKLDEDVFSSGTEPQPGQKVVTQSNQKVVAQSGQKVVTQDGKTAVVASAQAGQQVETSDGKVVVLPPGSQVVTDTESGQQQIITPDGSVVVAASGQTVSVQPPKPAIKTTADGKVIVIDSDGQEVVQQPGIPVVMQDGRTVMVDPKTGRQVVKQTVVVVTPNNQMVNEDGNLVNEKGQLINPQGQVVDAYGRVLTEEELAQANAVAGETKVIIKTVTNTEYIKTTEFVEVEKSAGPESVSGVNLPEGPVVQGKQAVKADGTPADQEYEEGTAIIMGGAPVLEHEGPIAPNSSPTQSNMQDQMKLHQEEAYRRLQELEKQMVGGEKKDDTVAKERRRKRKLFADERKQKLAEAIANMDDDFILLQIYDETQDEVRDKDLEVRKIEAKNESLQREIIDLQSEFQFERIDYLDTIRKQEKDLALLQALLDKVHPCLRRDCNYANMDRIRRECKWDEDEGKWILPRMSINNTALPVAENGFSSAPKMNHSDTEMRTGYEENEAVMPAGRPGEGRNRSRLSNGDVQASMYDEEDRFKDKIMRKDDNSHNYFQGKRASQLLQSNDPINRFNINEVKTAYSLKSPRGSMTNGHKTDDPMSKGLRAAAVHGQLLQEDTMVRKPTRLDALPSVNSKKGKKKKNSLDPL is encoded by the exons ATGGCGTCTGATGGTGAAACAGTAAAAGTCATTGTAAGATGTCGACCAATGAATTCAAGAGAAAAGGACTTAAAATGCAACACCGTCATAGGTATGGAAGGCAAAAGAGGTCAATGTTCAATCCGTAATCCTGATGACAAGAAGGCACCGCCAAAGATGTTTACCTTTGATGGGGCATATTTCGTAGACTCTACAACAGAGAATATTTACAACGAAATAGCTTATCCATTAGTAGAG GGTGTGACAGAAGGATATAATGGAACAATTTTTGCATATGGTCAAACTGGTTGTGGGAAGTCTTTCACCATGCAGGGTATAACAGATCCTGCCTCCCAAAGAGGAGTTATTCCAAG aGCTTTCGATCATATATTTGAAACAGTCTCTGTAGCAGAAAGTACCAAATTTTTACTCCATGCATCATACTGTGAAATTTACAATGAGGAAATTCGTGATCTTCTTGGGAAAGACGCAAAACAAAAACTGGACCTAAAAGAACACCCGGAAAAGGGAGTCTATGTCAATG gactCACAATGCACCCAGTACACAACGTCCATGACTGTGAGAAGATCATGCAGAAGGGTTGGTCAAACAGAGCGGTGGGAGCCACTCTGATGAATGCTGACTCTTCGAGGAGCCACTCAATTTTCACCATCAACATCGAGATGGTGACCGAGGATGAAGCCGGGGAGGAACACATCAGAGCGGGGAAACTAAATCTTGTCGACTTGGCAGGAAGCGAACGGCAGGCTAAAACAG gTGCAACTGGTGACAGACTGAAAGAGGCAACCAAAATCAACCTGTCCCTGTCTGCCCTGGGTAATGTAATCTCTGCCCTGGTCGACGGCAAATCCAAACACATCCCGTACAGAGACTCCAAATTGACCAGGCTTCTGCAGGACTCACTGGGAGGCAACACCAAAACTCTGATGGTGGCCTGTCTGTCTCCCGCGGACAACAACTACGATGAGACCCTGAGCACGCTCCGTTATGCCAACCGTGCCAAGAACATCCAGAACAAACCCAAGATCAACGAGGATCCGAAGGATGCCCTACTGAGACAGTACCAGGAGGAGATCGAGAAGCTGAAGGCCATGTTGATGGGGCAGATCCCACTGCCAGAGGGAGGGCTGGGTAACATCG ATGCCTCCAAAATGCAGAAACCCAAAAAAGATTCTGAATCATCAACAAGAGAAGAACTTGAGGAAGAAAAACAGAGATTACGAGAG GAATATGATGCAAAACTTGAAGGAATGAAGGAAGAGTTTGAAAGAGAGAAAAGTGATAAGAAGAAAATCCAGCAGGATATGCTGAAGCTTCGAGCGTTTTACGACACCAAATTGTCCTCGGTGGATGGCCAGATTGCTGTGTTACCCCCAACATCTGCAG TACTAGGAGAGGTAGAATGGCAGGATGAGAACGGGCAGA tGCTAAAATTGGATGAGGATGTGTTTTCCAGTGGTACGG AGCCCCAGCCTGGACAAAAAGTGGTGACACAGTCTAATCAAAAAGTGGTTGCTCAGTCTGGACAAAAAGTGGTAACTCAAGATGGTAAAACTGCTGTGGTTGCATCAGCTCAAGCTGGCCAGCAAGTGGAGACAAGTGATGGTAAAGTGGTTGTTCTACCACCTGGAAGTCAAGTGGTAACAGACACAGAGAGTGGGCAACAACAGATAATCACTCCTGATGGCTCAGTGGTAGTGGCAGCCAGTGGACAGACAGTATCCGTACAGCCCCCTAAGCCGGCGATCAAAACCACTGCTGACGGTAAGGTGATCGTCATTGACTCGGATGGACAAGAAGTCGTTCAGCAGCCTGGTATACCGGTGGTAATGCAGGATGGGCGAACAGTGATGGTTGATCCAAAAACGGGTAGGCAAGTGGTGAAGCAGACAGTGGTAGTGGTCACGCCCAACAACCAGATGGTTAATGAGGACGGCAATCTAGTCAACGAGAAAGGTCAGCTGATCAACCCTCAGGGCCAGGTAGTGGATGCTTATGGGCGGGTTTTGACAGAGGAGGAGCTGGCTCAAGCCAATGCTGTTGCTGGGGAGACAAAG GTGATAATCAAGACAGTCACAAACACAGAGTACATCAAGACTACAGAGTTTGTGGAGGTGGAGAAGTCCGCAGGCCCGGAATCTGTGTCAGGGGTCAATCTACCCGAGGGACCAG TAGTTCAAGGAAAACAGGCTGTAAAAGCTGATGGGACACCA GCGGACCAGGAATATGAGGAGGGTACCGCTATAATCATGGGCGGGGCCCCGGTACTGGAACATGAGGGCCCCATAGCACCTAACTCCTCCCCCACCCAGTCCAACATGCAGGACCAGATGAAGCTTCACCAAGAGGAGGCCTACAGGAG ATTACAAGAACTAGAGAAGCAGATGGTAGGAGGAGAGAAGAAAGATGATACTGTGGCCAAGGAAAGACGAAGGAAGAGGAAACTGTTTGCTGATGAGAGAAAGCAGAAACTTGCAG AGGCCATTGCCAACATGGATGATGATTTTATCCTGCTGCAGATTTATGATGAAACTCAGGATGAAGTCCGAGATAAAGATTTAGAAGTCAGGAAAATAGAAGCAAAG AATGAAAGCTTGCAGAGAGAAATAATAGATCTGCAGTCGGAGTTTCAGTTCGAGAGAATCGACTACTTGGACACCATCCGGAAACAAGAGAAGGACCTCGCCCTACTCCAGGCTCTGCTGGACAAGGTCCACCCGTGTCTAAGGAGGGACTGCAATTACGCCAACATGGACAGGATTAGGAGGGAATGCAAGTGGGACGAGGACGAGGGAAAATGGATCCTACCGCGAATGTCTATCAATAACACGGCCCTGCCTGTAGCTG AAAACGGATTCAGTTCTGCACCCAAAATGAATCATAGCg ataCAGAAATGAGAACAGGATATGAAGAAAATG AGGCCGTAATGCCAGCTGGTCGGCCAGGCGAGGGAAGAAATCGATCAAGGCTGTCTAACGGTGATGTCCAAGCCAGCATGTACGACGAGGAAGACCGCTTCAAAGAT aAAATAATGAGGAAGGACGATAACTCACACAATTATTTCCAAGGAAAACGAGCAAGTCAGCTTCTCCAGTCTAACGACCCAATCAACAGATTCA ATATAAACGAAGTGAAGACAGCATACAGCTTAAAGAGTCCACGGGGGTCGATGACCAATGGTCACAAGACTGATGACCCGATGAGTAAGGGCCTCCGCGCTGCCGCTGTTCACGGTCAGCTGCTGCAGGAGGACACTATGGTCAGGAAACCCACTCGCCTCGATGCGCTGCCCTCGGTCAACTCCAAGAAAggcaaaaagaagaaaaattccCTGGACCCTTTGTGA
- the LOC105319529 gene encoding osmotic avoidance abnormal protein 3 isoform X6 encodes MASDGETVKVIVRCRPMNSREKDLKCNTVIGMEGKRGQCSIRNPDDKKAPPKMFTFDGAYFVDSTTENIYNEIAYPLVEGVTEGYNGTIFAYGQTGCGKSFTMQGITDPASQRGVIPRAFDHIFETVSVAESTKFLLHASYCEIYNEEIRDLLGKDAKQKLDLKEHPEKGVYVNGLTMHPVHNVHDCEKIMQKGWSNRAVGATLMNADSSRSHSIFTINIEMVTEDEAGEEHIRAGKLNLVDLAGSERQAKTGATGDRLKEATKINLSLSALGNVISALVDGKSKHIPYRDSKLTRLLQDSLGGNTKTLMVACLSPADNNYDETLSTLRYANRAKNIQNKPKINEDPKDALLRQYQEEIEKLKAMLMGQIPLPEGGLGNIDASKMQKPKKDSESSTREELEEEKQRLREEYDAKLEGMKEEFEREKSDKKKIQQDMLKLRAFYDTKLSSVDGQIAVLPPTSAGKCSKGKAKKSEPQPGQKVVTQSNQKVVAQSGQKVVTQDGKTAVVASAQAGQQVETSDGKVVVLPPGSQVVTDTESGQQQIITPDGSVVVAASGQTVSVQPPKPAIKTTADGKVIVIDSDGQEVVQQPGIPVVMQDGRTVMVDPKTGRQVVKQTVVVVTPNNQMVNEDGNLVNEKGQLINPQGQVVDAYGRVLTEEELAQANAVAGETKVIIKTVTNTEYIKTTEFVEVEKSAGPESVSGVNLPEGPVVQGKQAVKADGTPADQEYEEGTAIIMGGAPVLEHEGPIAPNSSPTQSNMQDQMKLHQEEAYRRLQELEKQMVGGEKKDDTVAKERRRKRKLFADERKQKLAEAIANMDDDFILLQIYDETQDEVRDKDLEVRKIEAKNESLQREIIDLQSEFQFERIDYLDTIRKQEKDLALLQALLDKVHPCLRRDCNYANMDRIRRECKWDEDEGKWILPRMSINNTALPVAENGFSSAPKMNHSDTEMRTGYEENEAVMPAGRPGEGRNRSRLSNGDVQASMYDEEDRFKDKIMRKDDNSHNYFQGKRASQLLQSNDPINRFNINEVKTAYSLKSPRGSMTNGHKTDDPMSKGLRAAAVHGQLLQEDTMVRKPTRLDALPSVNSKKGKKKKNSLDPL; translated from the exons ATGGCGTCTGATGGTGAAACAGTAAAAGTCATTGTAAGATGTCGACCAATGAATTCAAGAGAAAAGGACTTAAAATGCAACACCGTCATAGGTATGGAAGGCAAAAGAGGTCAATGTTCAATCCGTAATCCTGATGACAAGAAGGCACCGCCAAAGATGTTTACCTTTGATGGGGCATATTTCGTAGACTCTACAACAGAGAATATTTACAACGAAATAGCTTATCCATTAGTAGAG GGTGTGACAGAAGGATATAATGGAACAATTTTTGCATATGGTCAAACTGGTTGTGGGAAGTCTTTCACCATGCAGGGTATAACAGATCCTGCCTCCCAAAGAGGAGTTATTCCAAG aGCTTTCGATCATATATTTGAAACAGTCTCTGTAGCAGAAAGTACCAAATTTTTACTCCATGCATCATACTGTGAAATTTACAATGAGGAAATTCGTGATCTTCTTGGGAAAGACGCAAAACAAAAACTGGACCTAAAAGAACACCCGGAAAAGGGAGTCTATGTCAATG gactCACAATGCACCCAGTACACAACGTCCATGACTGTGAGAAGATCATGCAGAAGGGTTGGTCAAACAGAGCGGTGGGAGCCACTCTGATGAATGCTGACTCTTCGAGGAGCCACTCAATTTTCACCATCAACATCGAGATGGTGACCGAGGATGAAGCCGGGGAGGAACACATCAGAGCGGGGAAACTAAATCTTGTCGACTTGGCAGGAAGCGAACGGCAGGCTAAAACAG gTGCAACTGGTGACAGACTGAAAGAGGCAACCAAAATCAACCTGTCCCTGTCTGCCCTGGGTAATGTAATCTCTGCCCTGGTCGACGGCAAATCCAAACACATCCCGTACAGAGACTCCAAATTGACCAGGCTTCTGCAGGACTCACTGGGAGGCAACACCAAAACTCTGATGGTGGCCTGTCTGTCTCCCGCGGACAACAACTACGATGAGACCCTGAGCACGCTCCGTTATGCCAACCGTGCCAAGAACATCCAGAACAAACCCAAGATCAACGAGGATCCGAAGGATGCCCTACTGAGACAGTACCAGGAGGAGATCGAGAAGCTGAAGGCCATGTTGATGGGGCAGATCCCACTGCCAGAGGGAGGGCTGGGTAACATCG ATGCCTCCAAAATGCAGAAACCCAAAAAAGATTCTGAATCATCAACAAGAGAAGAACTTGAGGAAGAAAAACAGAGATTACGAGAG GAATATGATGCAAAACTTGAAGGAATGAAGGAAGAGTTTGAAAGAGAGAAAAGTGATAAGAAGAAAATCCAGCAGGATATGCTGAAGCTTCGAGCGTTTTACGACACCAAATTGTCCTCGGTGGATGGCCAGATTGCTGTGTTACCCCCAACATCTGCAG GGAAATGTAGTAAGGGGAAAGCCAAAAAATCTG AGCCCCAGCCTGGACAAAAAGTGGTGACACAGTCTAATCAAAAAGTGGTTGCTCAGTCTGGACAAAAAGTGGTAACTCAAGATGGTAAAACTGCTGTGGTTGCATCAGCTCAAGCTGGCCAGCAAGTGGAGACAAGTGATGGTAAAGTGGTTGTTCTACCACCTGGAAGTCAAGTGGTAACAGACACAGAGAGTGGGCAACAACAGATAATCACTCCTGATGGCTCAGTGGTAGTGGCAGCCAGTGGACAGACAGTATCCGTACAGCCCCCTAAGCCGGCGATCAAAACCACTGCTGACGGTAAGGTGATCGTCATTGACTCGGATGGACAAGAAGTCGTTCAGCAGCCTGGTATACCGGTGGTAATGCAGGATGGGCGAACAGTGATGGTTGATCCAAAAACGGGTAGGCAAGTGGTGAAGCAGACAGTGGTAGTGGTCACGCCCAACAACCAGATGGTTAATGAGGACGGCAATCTAGTCAACGAGAAAGGTCAGCTGATCAACCCTCAGGGCCAGGTAGTGGATGCTTATGGGCGGGTTTTGACAGAGGAGGAGCTGGCTCAAGCCAATGCTGTTGCTGGGGAGACAAAG GTGATAATCAAGACAGTCACAAACACAGAGTACATCAAGACTACAGAGTTTGTGGAGGTGGAGAAGTCCGCAGGCCCGGAATCTGTGTCAGGGGTCAATCTACCCGAGGGACCAG TAGTTCAAGGAAAACAGGCTGTAAAAGCTGATGGGACACCA GCGGACCAGGAATATGAGGAGGGTACCGCTATAATCATGGGCGGGGCCCCGGTACTGGAACATGAGGGCCCCATAGCACCTAACTCCTCCCCCACCCAGTCCAACATGCAGGACCAGATGAAGCTTCACCAAGAGGAGGCCTACAGGAG ATTACAAGAACTAGAGAAGCAGATGGTAGGAGGAGAGAAGAAAGATGATACTGTGGCCAAGGAAAGACGAAGGAAGAGGAAACTGTTTGCTGATGAGAGAAAGCAGAAACTTGCAG AGGCCATTGCCAACATGGATGATGATTTTATCCTGCTGCAGATTTATGATGAAACTCAGGATGAAGTCCGAGATAAAGATTTAGAAGTCAGGAAAATAGAAGCAAAG AATGAAAGCTTGCAGAGAGAAATAATAGATCTGCAGTCGGAGTTTCAGTTCGAGAGAATCGACTACTTGGACACCATCCGGAAACAAGAGAAGGACCTCGCCCTACTCCAGGCTCTGCTGGACAAGGTCCACCCGTGTCTAAGGAGGGACTGCAATTACGCCAACATGGACAGGATTAGGAGGGAATGCAAGTGGGACGAGGACGAGGGAAAATGGATCCTACCGCGAATGTCTATCAATAACACGGCCCTGCCTGTAGCTG AAAACGGATTCAGTTCTGCACCCAAAATGAATCATAGCg ataCAGAAATGAGAACAGGATATGAAGAAAATG AGGCCGTAATGCCAGCTGGTCGGCCAGGCGAGGGAAGAAATCGATCAAGGCTGTCTAACGGTGATGTCCAAGCCAGCATGTACGACGAGGAAGACCGCTTCAAAGAT aAAATAATGAGGAAGGACGATAACTCACACAATTATTTCCAAGGAAAACGAGCAAGTCAGCTTCTCCAGTCTAACGACCCAATCAACAGATTCA ATATAAACGAAGTGAAGACAGCATACAGCTTAAAGAGTCCACGGGGGTCGATGACCAATGGTCACAAGACTGATGACCCGATGAGTAAGGGCCTCCGCGCTGCCGCTGTTCACGGTCAGCTGCTGCAGGAGGACACTATGGTCAGGAAACCCACTCGCCTCGATGCGCTGCCCTCGGTCAACTCCAAGAAAggcaaaaagaagaaaaattccCTGGACCCTTTGTGA